A genomic stretch from Carcharodon carcharias isolate sCarCar2 chromosome 27 unlocalized genomic scaffold, sCarCar2.pri SUPER_27_unloc_1, whole genome shotgun sequence includes:
- the LOC121273629 gene encoding isocitrate dehydrogenase [NAD] subunit gamma, mitochondrial-like, whose translation MAFLRHLSSRLLPAAWPRPSRPLARGLTASPEQPRQRRHPGKLYGGRATVTLIPGDGVGPELMLHVERVFRASHAPVDFEEVRVDSGAADGRDIGAAIAAVRRNRVALKGNFETAIERLPAHRRSLNVFFRTELDLFASVNRYRSLPGLGPAVATVAGPPLDIVVIRETTEGEYAHLEHESVPGVVESLKIITRARSVRLAEFAFSYARRHGRRSLAVVHKANIMKLTDGLFLRCCREVAAGYPEIEFGSLIVDNATMQLVSQPGRFDVLVTPSLYGVVVNNICAGLVGGPGLVPGASYSHRCAVFQTAIRNTAPGLAGRNAANPTAMLLAGCLLLDHLRLGGHARLIRGAVLGALRDAGTRTLDVGGRASSTEVVDYVVGRIQQEQQRP comes from the coding sequence ATGGCCTTCCTGAGGCACCTCTCCTCCCGCCTGCTCCCCGCCGCCTGGCCTCGCCCCTCCCGCCCACTCGCCCGGGGTCTCACCGCGAGCCCAGAGCAGCCGCGGCAGCGACGGCACCCGGGCAAGCTGTACGGCGGCCGGGCCACGGTCACCCTCATCCCCGGCGACGGGGTGGGCCCGGAGCTGATGCTCCACGTCGAGCGGGTCTTCCGGGCCTCGCACGCCCCGGTGGACTTCGAGGAGGTGCGGGTGGACAGCGGCGCCGCCGACGGCCGGGACATCGGCGCCGCCATCGCGGCGGTCCGGCGCAACCGGGTGGCGCTGAAGGGCAACTTCGAGACGGCCATCGAGCGGCTGCCGGCCCATCGCCGCTCGCTCAACGTGTTCTTCCGCACCGAGCTGGATCTCTTCGCCAGCGTCAACCGCTACCGCAGCCTGCCAGGCCTGGGGCCCGCCGTCGCCACCGTCGCCGGCCCCCCGCTGGACATCGTGGTCATCCGGGAGACCACCGAGGGCGAGTACGCCCACCTGGAGCACGAGAGCGTGCCGGGCGTGGTGGAGAGCCTGAAGATCATCACCCGCGCCCGCTCGGTGCGGCTGGCCGAGTTCGCCTTCAGCTACGCCCGCCGGCACGGCCGCCGGAGCCTGGCAGTGGTGCACAAGGCCAACATCATGAAGCTGACCGACGGGCTGTTCCTGCGGTGCTGCCGGGAGGTGGCGGCCGGCTACCCGGAGATCGAGTTCGGCAGCCTCATCGTGGACAATGCCACCATGCAGCTGGTGAGCCAGCCGGGCCGCTTCGACGTGCTGGTGACGCCCAGCCTGTACGGGGTGGTGGTCAACAACATCTGCGCCGGCCTGGTGGGGGGGCCGGGCCTGGTGCCGGGCGCCAGCTACAGCCATCGCTGCGCCGTCTTCCAGACGGCCATCCGCAACACGGCGCCCGGCTTGGCCGGGCGCAACGCGGCCAACCCCACCGCCATGCTGCTGGCCGGCTGCCTGCTGCTCGACCACCTGCGGCTGGGCGGCCACGCCCGCCTCATCCGGGGTGCCGTCCTGGGGGCCCTAAGGGACGCCGGGACCCGCACGCTCGACGTCGGGGGGCGCGCCTCCTCCACCGAGGTGGTGGACTACGTCGTGGGCCGAatccagcaggagcagcagcggcCGTGA